From a region of the Tursiops truncatus isolate mTurTru1 chromosome 2, mTurTru1.mat.Y, whole genome shotgun sequence genome:
- the LOC117311057 gene encoding cathepsin G-like has translation MQPLLLLVVLLLPPRARAGQIIGGQEARPHSHPYMAYVQIQTPVGLTTCGGFLVREDFVMTAAHCLGRQISVILGAHNIRRLERTQQRIPVLRAIPHPGYNQQNQNDIMLLQLRSRVRRNRAVRPVALPQTQDRLSPGTLCTVAGWGLLGLNRRTDTLQDVQLTVQRNGECSRRFMFYTGRTQICVGDPRERKSAFLGDSGGPLLCNNVAQGIVSYGNRFGTPPAVFTRISSFLPWIRRTMRRFKEWGLE, from the exons ATGCAGCCACTCCTGCTCCTGGTGGTCCTtctcctgcctcccagggctAGGGCAG GGCAGATCATCGGAGGCCAAGAGGCCAGGCCCCATTCCCACCCTTACATGGCATATGTTCAGATCCAGACACCAGTGGGTCTGACCACTTGTGGGGGATTTCTGGTGCGAGAAGACTTTGTGATGACAGCAGCTCACTGCTTGGGAAG ACAAATAAGTGTCATCCTGGGGGCCCACAACATCAGGAGGTTGGAAAGGACTCAGCAGCGCATACCGGTGCTCAGAGCCATCCCCCACCCCGGGTACAATCAGCAGAACCAGAATGACATCATGTTACTGCAG CTGAGAAGCAGAGTCAGACGTAATCGAGCTGTGAGGCCGGTGGCTCTGCCGCAGACCCAGGACAGGCTGAGTCCTGGGACCCTGTGCACCGTGGCCGGCTGGGGCCTTCTCGGCCTGAACAGGAGAACAGACACGCTCCAAGACGTGCAGCTGACAGTGCAGAGGAATGGGGAGTGCAGTAGACGCTTCATGTTCTACACTGGCCGAACACAGATTTGTGTGGGCGACCCAAGAGAGAGGAAATCCGCCTTCCTG GGGGACTCCGGTGGCCCCCTTCTGTGTAACAACGTGGCCCAGGGCATCGTCTCCTACGGAAACAGGTTTGGGACTCCTCCAGCAGTCTTCACCAGGATTTCCAGCTTCCTGCCCTGGATACGGAGAACGATGAGACGCTTCAAAGAGTGGGGGCTGGAGTGA